DNA from Strigops habroptila isolate Jane chromosome 2, bStrHab1.2.pri, whole genome shotgun sequence:
TGGCTTAAAATTTTCCACTGCCCAAGGTCTGTTTCATGCAGTTGTCACTCAGTGGTAGGCTGATGTTTCAGGATGTTTCTGATGGCCCAGCTTTTATTGTTGAACCTTAACATAAAATTGATACTATCCGCCAAGTTGCTTTGCATTTATGAAGAGGCCACTTTTATAAAGGCTTCCTTAGAGAAGATACAAAATGTTTGCTTccatcttttattttacttcgAGATGCCAACCTGACCCATCAAACAGATTCCTACAGCTGCCTTTTACAGACAGCTGCCTTTTTCTCCAGCACACTTGAATTTAGACCCCGgcctgctgccagccctcaacatttttctttaatctccATGAGCCCTGGTAGACAGAATTTCCACTGAAGGCAGAGTGGCAGTGGTGGTGCCCTGGTCCAGGTGCTGGATACTCTCCGTGATCAGCGGGCCAAATCTAGGAGTCAGGGCTGGAGTGCCAGAGCTCTTAATATCCATTCTTGGTAAATCAGCTCCTCCACCCCCACTGAcctattttatgtttttccagTATAAATGTTCAGGATAGCTCAGCTTCTGGAGGAATAAAATGGTCATTTTAGAAAGTGATTCCTGCGGCATTCCTTGGGCACATGAAAGTCTAAGCCAGAGCTTTTTCCCAGAGGCTCCGCCTGTGGTCAGCAGAGAGCAGTAAGAAAGGTTTTTCTGACCCATCTTAGATGGCTGTTACAGGATGAACTGAATCTGGAGTGCCTCTTTCTTTCTAGAGACCCTAAAGGGCACATGTCTTGAGCAGCTCAGCCTTTGGGAAACCTCCATGGGGCAGATAAGCCCCACCTCAAGTCAGTATCCATTTCTCACCTGCTGTTTTCTAAAACACTTGCATTTGGAAGGTATATCCTAAGATATATACCCTCAAGAATGGAGGCGTGTCTAATAATTCCTTGTAAAGTtattatttctgtggaaaaaacccaaaataatcCCCCAAGTCCCTAGTGTAGTTTATTCTGTGGtttgctgctgcaaagcctctttCTAACACAGCAGGTGCCCATGAATGTGGAGTGCAGCACTATCATATTAATAAAATGGAACTGCCTAAGCATATTTCCTCCAAGCTTCCAGAAAGATCTCAAAAGCAATTCCTCTCTTGAAGAACCTCAAATTGTCCATTtgtcagtatttaaaaaaatatccacaGAAATGAGTATGATGCCTACAGCTTGCAAATAACTTTGTGGTGGGTGAGGCAATTTTTTCCAGGATCACTCTTCATattaattacttaaaaaaaaatgaacgTTCAAAGCTATTAGGTCCAGGAACAACTTCATAATATCAGtggctgcaaaatgaaaaacatgcatGCTGGCACATTTGTTCAATCCGTAGTGGCAAGAAGggactctgctgctgttttatgtGAATTCTAATGAAAGCAATTTATCTTGTTCCCATCACCCCTGAGCCATTATTTATGAATCAGCCTTCAAATCTCTCACATAAGGAAGAACAAGTCACTTAGGTACTGAGAACCAATCTCTGATTTGTGTCAGGAAATCAGCAACCAGAAAACAAGCTTACTAACTACCATTAGAAATGTCATCTAGCAACAGCCACCAATTCCATATTCCTCCCCGAAAATGTGCAAGTCCCCTGGGTGAAAAGCCCTGGGCTTAtgttctgctgagcagctggcaGAGATGCCTGGCTCTACCAGCCATCgctgcttttctgctgaggagcaggacaCCTCCAGGTCTTCAGCTCACCTGTGGCCAAGTCAGCGATGCCTGTTGCTGTGCTGTTGTTTGGCCTGCAATGAACTTGTGGTTTCTGGGGTTTTTCCCCGAGGAATGGGTCTCAATatatcaggaaaacaaagactgTGGCTCGCACCACTGTGAGCAGACTTAGCAGACGCAATGCACcatcctccctgcctgcctgcggGAAGCAGGGCAGAACTGCCTTCATACCATCACTTGAGCCCTAGTGATGTGACTCACTCTTGGTACAAATGAAGTGCCACTGGGCTGATTTCACAGCAACTGCACTGTTTCACTCCGGCAGGAGATCCAGGGCAAGAGGACTACAGGTGCATATGCAGGTCTGCTGATGCTGCTCTTTTCAGCTAGGAGCGCTGAGCCTGCCACCCTGACCTTCTTCCTCCACATCACTCAGATCAGTGGCGCTGTAGCACACGGGCAGGAGAAACTTGCACAGTCAGAAGTTTTTTTATTATCCCACCCTGCCAATCTGGCACTTTCTAAGGacactattttcttttcccccttaaGGAAAATACCATGACTGTTTTGCAAATGGGATGGCTATTTTAACTTCTTAGCATGATTTATATTCCATTCCCCGCTGGCTGCTGTCGAGATTGGCCCAGTCCAATCCGCTACACATTTCTGATTTATTACTGTCCTCACGACCCCTAGGTAACTCCAGCGCAGGAGACAGGATGTTATCAGAAAGCTGGAGTAATGCATAGCTGCACCTGAGCACAGCCAGGGCAAGCTGCATGCTGCTATTTTGGGAAGCTCTTATAccttgtatttttccttttcaaatgcaCTCATATTGCTGCTTAAAATACAgaatctcttaaaaaaaaaaaaatcattctgttcGCCTTGGCAGTGTGTAATTATGGAAGAGGGAAAACATGGACATTATCACAGGGAGTCTTTGTGGAGGCAGAAGGCACGAGGAGTTTGCTTGTTGGTTCGATGCCAGCAAACTGCTGGTTAGGCAGTGGGGCGATGTGGTCGCCTGGGTCTCAGGATGAGGGGAAAGAGGCCCTTCCCCATCTTCACACAGACCCACTGGCTAAGCAGTCTCTTTGCAGTCGTACTGCAGGCAAAATCAGTAACAACACACTTTCTGTCGTTAGTAAAGGATTTCCTCCAAATTCTTGAAAGGGTGTCAGTTTTCATCAGAAATTAACACCCACCTTTTATTAGCTGAGGACTAGCACTGTCTAACAGGCCCTGGGGCGCAGCAGAAAGTGGTGTTCCCAGTACCTACAGGGGATGGGGCTATTTCAGTGTTGTCCTTCCCATTTCTTGaatctattttttcttcaaaactatGTCCATCACTTTTGGGACCATTTTATAGAGTGATCTTTTCAACCAGTTCAGCTAACCAGTACTGATACCATAAACCAATAAAAGGGAAACATGGAACAACCACAAACAAATGTAAAACAGGAAGGTCAGAATTGTcaagaaggaactgaaaaagACATAACCATAGCAACAAATAAGAAATATCAAGCACTGACTACTAGCATCGGTGAGTGTCTCTCACTGATGAGACATAAACCCAGAGCTTTCCCTCTGAAACAGTGAGTAGACGGACATCCTACCACGGGCTGCCATTCTGAAGGGATTTTAGCCAACTCATTGGCTTAGAGCTTATTTTTATGGGCTTGTTCATCTGAATTTATGGACAGGTTATAACATAAATGTATCCCTTGGAATCCaatttacttcaaaataaaatcttcagcGGTGAAACTACTTGCAATTAAGAGGGTTGGTTATCCATGACACAGGGTATGAGGAAACCCGGCTCAGAATTTATGTAACCTCATTGTAGAAGAGAAGGGGGGAAAGTCCCAGAGCTCAGTGGGTCGTGATAATGGGTTTTCGGTGAAAAAGGGACCTAATTTAGCTTCAAGTAGAATAGGAAAATCAGAATCCAAAGTAAACTGTATTCCCAGTGGTATCTAAACACGTGCTTTCCTACAAGTAGACATTAAAGTAGTtctgggaaagaagaggaagaaaacagaacttcGCTGAGGTGGCTGTATTTCATCAAGCCTGTATTTGTTTgtcaaaaaaaaggaaaaaagtcattagccttgtttatttaaaattaagtgcaGTGAAGAAGTCTTACTGGAAAATTAGTATTGCAGCAGCACAACCTGTCACTCTCATTTTTGAAGAATAATGTCTAacaatttaatttgatttttaacacTCTCTTTTAATGTCACACATAGCTTCCAATACTGCCCCTTCCACCTCTAGGTGTATTTATTCCTAGTGGACTCTGAGATGGATATTCCTGGGGACTGAACATATTTGGACCCAAATGTTTAAAGGTTGTTTCTGAATCTTGGTGACTGAGTTTTATCTTGACTTGAGATAGtttggatttgatttttaacaaattGTGAACGTCACAAAGCCAGCTGGACTCAGTACATTGATCTAGCACACGTGAAAACAGTATCTTGCAATATCTCGAATTCACCACCAAGATACTAACAAACCAGAAGTCATAGCAAAATTTTACTCACAAATATTTATCCACCAGATGAGACTTTAAGTGGTTACATCTTTGCTGCTTCAGTACACCCCAGCTTCCCACATTGTGCTGGTCTATGATGGGAAGGTTGGCACAAAGGTGCAAGAGCAGTTTTCAGCTCAGCTGGCCCAGCAATTGGTGTCTATTACTATAACGGGGTTTTGTGGCACGCACTTTGGGTAAGAACTGCCATCCTGTTCTACATGGTACACCCAAGACTCGTCTCATCATAAGGTAAAGACCTTTTGGGCAATGCCAAAGTAAACTGACTTGAAACAAGACATATTTGGACTCCAACAACTAAATCCATGAATTACAAAGTATCTAGACTTTTCCTTAGACCTATTCCTGGGTTAGTATGCATAGCcattgtatttttcagaaaattgaggattttttcagctgtatgTTCATTGTGTCTCATATGCTGGAAATATGTGCGCAAACCTGGAACAGCCATGAGCTCTGCAGGTCGGTCATGTTTCACTTCCAAGTTACCAGTCATCTCTGCATCTTGTGTTGGCTTTTGGCTCTTTCAGAACTGGAGAATAGCTTTATAGTTTAAGACTTTCTGTGCACCCCACCCCCTTGAATGGGCCAGTCTTGGCAAGCACACTCCCAGCAGGGACCACAGGAGGATTTACGCTGCCTTGTGCAAAAGGCTTGGCAGACCCAAGCTCTGCACCCACCCGTTCGTCCCTCCCAAGCAAAGCCAGCCCTGGTGGGGTGGAGAGGCAGGTGGGGCGGGTGGCCACCCAACATGGGTCAGAGAtaagagggaagagggagggaaggggccaATCCAGGTTTAAAAAGCTGCACCCAGATCTGGAGTGGGAAGGGAGGTAGGAAGGCTGATGGCGGGTCCGGGGTGCACAGAAATTTAGACATATAAAACTGGCTTCTGAAAAAGCTCTAAATAATCTTTCCAGGCTACTCAGCATGTCAGTAAGCCTTCACTGTGCCAGAAAGTGTTTTTACCCCCTGAACCCCTGTGATGCAACTACATTGATCTGTCAGTAGCTTTCTGTTTTGTAGGTTGTAGGCTTAAATTACCtaactgaaaattaatgtaGATGAAACTCTTCCAGTCTGCATGGCAAGACCCAGCACGTGCAGTTATGGGATGCAGGCCACTGCCCTTCTGCCCAAAGACAAGTGAAATTCTGTCTCCCTCTTACTTACTTTTGGgtggagaggaagaggatgctgctgtaggagagggagcaggagagaCTGTTCTACTTGTACAAGCCGGGAAGTCGCTTCTACTATTCGGGACATCTTGCTGCACAAAGCCTTCTCTCGAAGTGTCTCACACCTTGCCAGCCTTGGCCAGGACAGCCTCTCTGGCCTGGGATCACCTGGGCTGAGAGAAGATAGGTCTTcactctcttctccttccttagGGCTTTTCCTTGgggcttttctctcttcctccagctcctgagCCACACCAGGCTCAGACAGCTCCATCACTGCTCCTGGGCTGTGCCAAgctgtgccagccctgccagcaccaaAGGTTTGGGTGTGGGAAGGCtggggggggctgcagggaagaTGGGAGGCTACAGCAGCCTGGAGAGTGCAGAGAGCCTCTGCCTGGTGTCTGATggacaaaagcagagcagacgGACCCGCCATCAGCCTTCCTACCTCCCTTCCCACTCCAGATCTGGGTGCAGCTTTTTAAACCTGGATtggccccttccctccctcttccctcttaTCTCTGACCCATGTTGGGTGGCCACCCGCCCCACCTGCCTCTCCACCCCACCAGGGCTGGCTTTGCTTGGGAGGGACGAACGGGTGGGTGCAGAGCTTGGGTCTGCCAAGCCTTTTGCACAAGGCAGCGTAAATCCTCCTGTGGTCCCTGCTGGGAGTGTGCTTGCCAAGACTGGCCCATTCAAGGGGGTGGGGTGCACATGGAGTCAGCCCTCCCGAGGCTGCATTATACAGCTCGGTGCTGAAGGATTTTACAGCATATTTCGATGtgtaatttaaaaggaaagcaagggCCAGGAGTGAAACTTTTCATTCCAGACCCCTCCTGTTTCCAGGGGTGTTTGGTGCAGGTCTGGTTGATGCTCCTGCATCCCATGCCAGGTGCCTCCCAGTGACAACCACACCAAGAGGCAAAGGTCCCTGGAAACACCCAACTGGGTCTGGTGAGCAGGGTTTCCACCAAAAAGCTATGGTTGCTCCTAAGTCAAAACTTCTCGGCCTACCCTCagttttattactattattattattattattcacaACTCCAAAATGCATCAAATGCATCCAGACCTGTCAAGCTGACAGTACTGCATTTGGAGCatggaaagaagtaaaaaaaatctcaagtaGGAAAACAGTGGGTTGGAAACGGGAAGGCTGAATGAGCCCCACCTGAAATAACTccaaaaaaaggcatttctggcTTTGGCAAGTCAGCCAGAAGGATCCTATATGTTTTTGTATATGGTTCCCAAAGGATTTAAAACTGTAAGATTTGATGCTAAAcctatttctgtgctgtgaaacCAGGGACAGCTGTACAAatatttgctggttttaattaaacCTAACATTGCTACTTCCTTCATTTAAGTTAGGTCAAAGGACTGGCAATTTTATGCTTTGatagatgaagaaaaacagttgtGGGTGTTGTGTTTTAGAAATATGTTATAAAATAAGAAGTCTGAGGGAAAAGGCCTCAGAAGCTATAATAGCTCTACCCTTGTGCTTTCTTCTCagagatgttttccttctcaaataTTTTGCCTTGTCCATATAGCAACTGTTTCTACTGTTATTCtgctcattatttttccttgaaagaCTTTTATCTAAACTTTCTGTTTGCTCCCTAATTAAACTTTAGGTAGCATTCTCTCAGCATTGTGTTCGTTATAAATGCAGATAAATCTGCTTTCTTAGGGGGAAATGAGGAGGGATGTGCCTGCACCCACTCTCTTTGGACCCCCCTACATTGCCTCAGTCATTGGGCAGATCATCTCACAGCAAGTCCATCTGGAGAAGTGCTggtcttcctcctgctcctcaaaGCTGGGATTTACTCTCACCATCTCTTACAAAATCAAGTGTATCAATCCCATCTCAGGGCTAGAGATAAATTATCAACTCAGAGACCCATTCCTTGTTCacacagcaaagacaaaagagTACCAGCTGGGTTGGGTAGTCTTAGAAGCAAAGGGGAAACCTCTCCTTTCAGCTGCATGGCTGGTCTGCTATTTGTCCTCAGGCAGGTCCCTCACTCTTCCACCATGGGAAATGAGGATAATGGTGCTGACTCCCACGGTGATGTGTTTTCATACCTGTACAGTAAAAGAGCTGGGTATTAGAGTTCTTCAGGTTTTTAGAGGAGGGCAAAGAGGGCCTGGAATCAAGCACAAATTTTCCCTAAGTTGTCTTTGTGAAAAAATCTGGATTCATGAACACGCACTGCTGAAGAACGtccattttcataattttttgtttaaaaatcaggaaaaaatcaggaaaaaatgcttAGAAAGTCAGAATAATGCATTCAAACACCCAGGcacatattttaaagtttggggtttttttagtgcgatttttttcagtttgcttttaagTTGAGGTATAGACAAAAGGCACCAAGGAGGAGTAAGAGAAGCGTTTTGCCTGTGTTGATCcacattttgtgttttgatttgttttagaTTTTAGTTTACAAAAATCTAGTGAGATTTCAACTTTTCATTCTCAGTAAAATATCTcatattttctgtggaaaaacaaaacaaaccaccatttcttcccctttgaTACATATAATGAAAAGAATGGAGAGATTGTCCCTTCTACTTAgtttgttatttcttctttaaaagttaCATCTCTCACTGTGCTAAgtgaaattattattattattaggtTTGAGGATCTTCAGAGTGTTCTCAGTAAAGCTCTTTGTTATTGTTAGCAATTTTAGCATTATGTTACTGCTACCAGCAGTTTTattgttgctggttttgtggtGCTGAGCACTAGTattgaatggaaaagaaaaaagctctttttcatAAAGGAATAAACCTAATCCATCACTTGATAGACATCTGCCAGCAGAATGTTCTTCCTATAGGAGATGATCAGACTAGCCTGGCATCAGTACAGGACCTATGCTAGACACTGAAACCAAATGGCAAATGAGGTAAAATTGCAGAGAATTGGGTACAGGAGTGTGGAGAAGAACACACAGATTTGCAGTTTGTCAGCTTGCTCACTTTTTAAGTGCTAGAAATATGGTCTTCTTAGGTGGTCTGAAGTCTTGGGGTAGATTAACATTTTATAAAACTTTTCCTATACAAAACCATAAAAACCTTCAAAACCTCTAACAAACCCTTATCAGGAATTTTCTTAGAGAAATGCTATCCATGGACAATTGCAAAAACAAGATGTGGaagtctggttttatttccaagATCTGCCTCCCTGTCTGCTTGTTGTTTACATGTGTTCCATGTGAAGCCCTGAAGATACTGAGTCATTGGTCAAGTAGAGAGTAAACCAAGAGGAGATAAATCGTGACTTAATGGTAAAGAAATCATATGTTGTGACATCTACCTTTGACACAGCTAGTACCTCTCACCTAATAACTTAAACCGTGGCAGGCCATTCTGTCTGTTAACTGTTTTTAACATGGTTCTAGTGTGTATCCATAAATCCAGAGGTTTTCTTCctgacactgctgctgttccatCTGTTTTGCCAAGTATGTCTGAAGAGGCAGAATGGATGTAGAAGCTTCTGCCCCTCACTCCAGGATGTATacaaaaaagcagagtttgTCTCTACACTACTTCTGCTATAATGGAATGTACTTGTACAGTCAATGAGTTTTTCTGAATGAGTTAACCATCCTTCcggggtaaaaaaaaaaaaaaaaaaaaaaaaaaagaaaaaagctgaataGCTGCTTATTTTAATCTGGCAACACTttgagaaaatacagcattttttctgtCTAACGTAGCTCAAGGCTAAAAACccaaagagcaagaaaactcctctcttctccccccccttCCAAAATGAAAGTCAAGATTTTGTGAGATTCAGCACAATCCATGGGATTTATGTTGCACCTGTTGAATTCTCACAAGAAATATCAATTAAAATATTGTGACTTTGGAAGGAACAGAGGAAATCTGCAGAGAGACTGGAGCTCCGTGTCTTTTCTGCACCTGCAGCAGCCTACCGTCCCGGCTCCATGCCTCTTGGGCAAGAAGGGGCTGCCAGGCCGGTGCCATGCACCAGGCCATCTCCATTGGCACTCAAGGAGAAGTCCATTTCCCCCATGTGCACTCACTTCTTGTTTGAGTTAGCACCCACTAATGGTATCGGTACAATGAGGCCTTGCTGACACAGTGCTGGAAGTGTTTGGTGGCACAGATTTGGGATGCTCTTGCGCCTTTGAGTGTTTGGACtgtgaggagggaaggaagccTGAGATCTCATAGCAGTTAGCTCCAAAGCCCAATCAAACCTGatagcaatttttaaaaagcctgagTGGCTGTGAGTGCATAAGCCTTTGTCCCCAGCTGGCAATAGTGGGATTTACCAGGAAGCTGGGTTCTGCACTGCTGTTGGTTCCTGCTGGTGCTGTTTGCGCGTTACAGTGCTGGTGGGATGACTCCGGTGGAGCAGGACCTTAGGGGATACCCAAGCTCAGGAGAGACTGCAAGTCCAGAAAAAGTGCTACATATGTTCCTACAATGTGTTGATCTATTTGAACTTCATTAGGTTGTCCTAATCAcatcttctctcctttcctcttcctcttctacCCCAGTGTTTTCCCTGAATGAATCTCACATACAGAATTTTGGGTGTACTCACTTTGCACCTGTCTGCAAAACAAGCAACTCCTCTGCCTGAACTGTGGCAACGGAGGGCTGCATTCATGACCTTCcccagggaaaaagaaaactggctATAGTGGGATGCCTGTTGATGAATGAGAATATGCAAGTAAGCTGTAAACCGTTTCCACACCCTCTGACCATTCTCAATTAGAGGCATTTTTTTTGTGCTAGTGATATTTTATGTTTAGCATCCCAAAGTGGATCCCTCTCCAAGTGCTTGTCCACTCTCCCTTTACACCCATGAAGCCAGAGAGTCTTCTGGCAACAAAGTCCATGCCTACTTGCTGCTTGAAGAACCACTTccttacatttgtttt
Protein-coding regions in this window:
- the DLEU7 gene encoding leukemia-associated protein 7, whose translation is MAGPSALLLSIRHQAEALCTLQAAVASHLPCSPPQPSHTQTFGAGRAGTAWHSPGAVMELSEPGVAQELEEERKAPRKSPKEGEESEDLSSLSPGDPRPERLSWPRLARCETLREKALCSKMSRIVEATSRLVQVEQSLLLPLLQQHPLPLHPKDSIEFRNICSRMVLQREEQQFDRDLHEAHQCLKTILEKLICSLAASPSDSCIPVQSALRQIRQDLLAM